A single window of Vigna radiata var. radiata cultivar VC1973A chromosome 4, Vradiata_ver6, whole genome shotgun sequence DNA harbors:
- the LOC106758263 gene encoding uncharacterized protein LOC106758263, which produces MRSIGFEKCISKHGVYVQCYQQNGIKEKLIVCLYVDDLLVTGSSVGRIVDFKVQMLQEFEMSDLGQLSYFLGIEFTKTDEGMLMYQHRYALDMLTKFNMLHCNSANTPTEVDLKLEKDPEEEVVDPTEYRRMVGSLRYLFNTRPDISYSVGLISRYMQNPRVSHLNVVKRILRYLKGTYKYGILLTKGEPGGEVRVIAYSDSDWCGDKGDRKSTVGYVFFLGGAPILRSSTKEPVVALSSCEVEYIATCEASCQAVWLCSLIRELKIEAKEKVRLLMDNKLAIDLTKHPTSHGRSKHIETRFHYIREQVSRGKIEVVYYRSEDQITDVLTKALKNERFLTLRK; this is translated from the coding sequence ATGAGAAGCATTGGGTTTGAGAAGTGTATTTCTAAACATGGAGTGTATGTTCAGTGTTATCAGCAAAATGGGATAAAAGAGAAGTTGATAGTATGCTTATATGTGGATGATCTGCTAGTTACAGGAAGTAGTGTTGGGAGAATTGTTGATTTCAAAGTCCAGATGTTACAGGAGTTTGAAATGAGTGATTTGGGTCAACTTAGTTACTTTCTTGGGATTGAATTCACCAAAACTGATGAGGGTATGTTGATGTATCAACACAGATATGCTTTGGACATGTTAACTAAGTTTAACATGCTTCATTGCAACTCTGCTAATACTCCAACAGAGGTTGATTTGAAGCTTGAGAAAGATCCTGAGGAAGAGGTTGTAGATCCTACCGAATATAGAAGAATGGTTGGAAGCCTAAGGTATTTGTTCAATACTAGGCCAGACATCAGCTATAGTGTGGGCTTGATTAGCAGATACATGCAGAATCCCAGAGTTTCTCATCtgaatgttgttaaaagaattttgagGTACCTAAAAGGTACTTACAAGTATGGAATACTGTTGACAAAAGGTGAACCAGGAGGAGAGGTACGAGTCATAGCTTACTCAGACTCAGATTGGTGTGGAGATAAGGGTGATAGGAAAAGCACTGTTGGGTATGTGTTTTTCTTGGGAGGAGCACCAATTTTGCGGAGCTCTACTAAGGAACCAGTTGTGGCCCTTTCATCTTGTGAGGTAGAATATATTGCTACATGTGAAGCCTCGTGCCAGGCAGTTTGGTTGTGTTCACTGATAAGGGAATTGAAGATTGAAGCAAAGGAGAAGGTCAGACTGCTTATGGACAATAAGTTAGCCATAGACTTGACCAAGCATCCTACATCTCATGGTAGGAGCAAACATATTGAGACTCGGTTCCACTACATCAGGGAACAAGTCAGCAGAGGGAAGATTGAAGTGGTATACTACAGATC